The genomic stretch CTGCTGCGCAACGACGCCGGCCGGCCAGGGGTGCCGCTCTCGCTGACCAAGCCGTTGGGCGTGGGTGTGCTGAACAACCGGCACAAGGCCACCGGTGAGCGCTTCGAGCAGGCCGTCGCCACGATGACAGCCCTGAACCGCGAGGCCTCCGAGGCCGCGCTGGCCGCCGGGGCCACCTGTGCCACCGATGTCACCGGGTTCGGTCTCCTCGGCCATCTCCACAAGCTGGCCCGTGCCTCCGGCGTGACCGCCGTGGTCGACACCGCCGCCGTCCCGTATCTGGAGGGGGCACGCGAGGCCGTCCGGGACGGGTACGTCAGCGGCGGCACCCGGCGCAACCTCGCCTGGGTCACCCCGCACACCGACTTCGGCGACACCGACGGCGACACCCGGCTGCTGCTCGCCGACGCCCAGACCTCCGGCGGGCTGCTCGTCGCGGCCGAGGTGCCCGGAGCGCCGGTGGTGGGGGAGCTGGTGCCGCGCGGACCGCTCTCGGTCGTGCTGAAGTGAAGCCCGCTACGGATCCGTTCCGGTGTGCTCGTCGATGCCCGCCCGCCTGCGGTAGGCCCGCACCAGGTCCACCGACGCCGGACCGCGTGGCCGGCGGCCGGGGCGGATGTCCACGGCGAACGCCTTCGACTCCTGGATGTGGACGTTGGGGTCCAGGGACAGATGCAGCAGCTCGTTGGCTGCGTCCCCGGTGCTGTAGCCGTTGGGACCCCAGTGGTACGGCAGCCCGACCTGGTGCAGCCGGCGGCCCAGCACCGTCAGCGGCGCCATCCGGTCGGTCACCAGCACCCGCGCCTCGATCACCGCGCGTGCGCTGACGATGGTCGCCCACCCGGTATGTGCCAGGCCCCGCTCGGCCGCCAGCTCGGGGGAGACCTCGCAGAAGAACTCCGGTTGCAGCTCGGCCAGATACGGCTGCCAGCGGGACATGCCGCCCGCCGTGTGGTGCTCGGTCAGCCGGTAGGTGGTGGCCACGTACGGGAACACCTCTGAGCCGGGTTCGTCGCCGCTCGGCTGGTAACGGTTGTCGGGCAGCGAGGGCATCAACTGCCGTACCGGATTGCGCTGCTGGTCGTAGAGCAGGTTCACGAACGGCGAGTCCTGCGGCTCGTAATGGGCCGGGAGCGGGCCGTCGGCGAGGCCGGACGGCACATACAGCCAGGCCTTGCCGTCGGACTGCATGATGAACGGGTCCTCGCCCGACAGGGCTTCCGGGCCGGTCGCGTCCTCGGGCGGTCCGTGGTCGGGTGCCTTGTCCCTCTTGAAGTCGGGGACATCGTGCCCGGACCACTCACCCTTGTCCGGGTCCCACCACACCAGTGCCTTCCGCTCGCTCCACGGTCTGCCCTGCGGGTCGGCGGAGGCGCGGTTGTACAGGATCCGGCGGTTGGCCGGCCAGGCCCACGCCCACTCGGCCGCCACCCAGTCCTGCTCCTGGCCGGGTCTGCGGCGGGCGGCCTGGTTGACGCCGTCGGCGTAGACACCGCAGTAGATCCAGCAGCCGCATGTGGTGGAGCCGTCGGGCTTCAGCTGCTCGTAGGAGGAGAGCGGCCCGCCCTCGGCGTCATGGCCGTTGATCTCGGCGAGCACGGCCTCCGCGTCGGGTTCGGCGAGCGGGCCCTTCGTCGGATAGTCCCAGGTCAGATCGAGCACGGGCCGGTCCATCTCCTCGGTGGACCCCGCGAGTTTC from Streptomyces roseochromogenus subsp. oscitans DS 12.976 encodes the following:
- the selD gene encoding selenide, water dikinase SelD, whose amino-acid sequence is MTSTSPPIRQTPVRLTQYAHGGGCACKIPPGELEEVVAGLTGPAPAGGDTPLLVGIATGDDAAVITHRGTAVVCTADFFTPVVDDAYDWGRIAAANALSDVYAMGGRPVLAVNLLAWPRDRLPFELAREVLRGGLAVATEACCHVGGGHSVDDAEPKYGMAVTGLADPARLLRNDAGRPGVPLSLTKPLGVGVLNNRHKATGERFEQAVATMTALNREASEAALAAGATCATDVTGFGLLGHLHKLARASGVTAVVDTAAVPYLEGAREAVRDGYVSGGTRRNLAWVTPHTDFGDTDGDTRLLLADAQTSGGLLVAAEVPGAPVVGELVPRGPLSVVLK